The Lonchura striata isolate bLonStr1 chromosome 5, bLonStr1.mat, whole genome shotgun sequence genome window below encodes:
- the CDC42EP1 gene encoding cdc42 effector protein 1, translating to MSLGKLPVLSWVSGSHGKRRLKSELTPDMISPPLGDFRHTMHVGRGGDVFGDTSFLSNHGGADTAKHNNFFARTLRHVRRTPLKRRGSGGQVGASPAPPAISPIIKNAVSLPQLNEGVYDGASGGRALTSKFSFKSASNSFSKTHQAYGLESGFCTIPRVPRLEKAQESTCPGEDELDRSDSLLSFRLDLGPSLMSELLQVMSFSETNGSKVGEDGPHLLCEEGTKDRVPPAVHASYEEDKAASSFWDHSRQSNLSGASSLPGLSIHANGEAHAIEGAGPNSLWVSGPGAVSKGSPWQGHWNDCTIEAGEFDRATQVLARHYGGTSTPRSSEKGEGPRQARTQTPWESPSSSLWGSQVTRESRSPEASWNQGEEEEETKLSSLQESYSGARGGRSNSFEYADEEEEEDDEVKV from the exons ATGAGCCTGGGCAAGCTGCCGGTGCTCAGCTGGGTGTCGGGCTCCCATGGCAAGCGGCGGCTGAAGTCGGAGCTGACGCCAGACATGATCAGCCCGCCACTGGGCGACTTCCGGCACACCATGCACGTGGGGCGCGGCGGGGACGTCTTCGGGGACACCTCTTTCCTCAGCAACCACGGCGGGGCTGACACGGCCAAACACAACAACTTCTTCGCCCGGACGCTGCGGCACGTCCGCCGGACCCCGCTGAAGAGACGGGGCAGCGGGGGCCAGGTGGGGGCCTCGCCCGCCCCCCCGGCCATCTCACCCATCATCAAGAACGCCGTGTCGCTGCCGCAGCTCAACGAGGGAGTGTATGATGGAGCCAGCGGCGGCCGGGCCTTGACCAGCAAGTTCTCCTTCAAAAGTGCCTCCAACAGCTTCTCCAAAACACACCAGGCCTACG GGCTGGAGTCCGGATTTTGTACCATCCCTCGTGTCCCTCGCTTGGAAAAGGCCCAAGAGAGCACCTGTCCTGGGGAAGATGAGCTGGATCGCTCCGACTCCCTGCTGTCCTTCCGCCTAGACCTGGGGCCCTCCCTGATGAGCGAACTCCTCCAGGTGATGAGCTTCTCTGAAACCAATGGCAGCAAGGTGGGGGAGGATGGCCCACACCTCCTGTGCGAAGAGGGAACCAAGGACAGGGTTCCTCCAGCAGTTCATGCATCCTATGAAGAGGACAAGGCAGCATCCAGCTTCTGGGACCACTCCAGGCAGAGCAACCTGTCAGGGGCCAGCTCACTGCCAGGTCTGTCGATCCATGCCAATGGAGAAGCACATGCCATTGAAGGCGCTGGACCAAACTCTCTCTGGgtttcagggccaggggcggtGTCCAAAGGGTCCCCATGGCAAGGCCACTGGAACGACTGCACCATTGAGGCTGGAGAATTTGACCGAGCAACCCAGGTCCTGGCCCGCCATTACGGTGGGACCAGCACCCCACGGAGCTCGGAGAAGGGTGAGGGTCCCCGGCAGGCCCGGACACAGACCCCGTGggagagccccagcagcagcttgtggGGGTCACAAGTGACAAGGGAGAGCCGGTCCCCCGAGGCCAGCTGGAAccaaggagaggaggaggaggagaccaAGCTCTCCAGCCTGCAGGAAAGCTACAGTGGTGCCCGAGGGGGCCGCAGCAATTCCTTCGAGTATgccgatgaggaggaggaagaggacgatgAAGTCAAGGTGTGA
- the LGALS2 gene encoding galectin-2 isoform X2 — translation MEGNIEILNLNMKPGNTLKVKGKISADTVGFSINLGCSSRDLALHFNPRFNESVIVCNSKCSDFWQTEHRDHHLPFFRGCTVKFFIEMLSDKFRVKLPDGHEVCFPNRHGYHNINYISIVGGLKIISFKMT, via the exons ATGGAG GGAAATATTGAAATCTTAAACCTGAATATGAAGCCTGGGAACACCCTGAAGGTGAAGGGCAAAATATCTGCTGATACTGTTGG CTTCAGCATCAATCTTGGCTGCAGCTCAAGAGATTTGGCACTTCACTTCAATCCCCGCTTCAATGAGTCTGTCATCGTCTGTAACTCCAAGTGCTCTGATTTCTGGCAGACAGAACATCGTGACCACCACCTTCCTTTCTTCAGGGGTTGCACTGTCAAG TTCTTCATTGAAATGCTGTCAGACAAATTCCGTGTGAAACTGCCGGATGGTCACGAAGTGTGCTTCCCCAACCGGCATGGCTACCACAATATCAACTACATAAGCATCGTGGGAGgcttaaagatcatctcctTCAAGATGACCTGA
- the LGALS2 gene encoding galectin-2 isoform X1, whose product MKGKKGNIEILNLNMKPGNTLKVKGKISADTVGFSINLGCSSRDLALHFNPRFNESVIVCNSKCSDFWQTEHRDHHLPFFRGCTVKFFIEMLSDKFRVKLPDGHEVCFPNRHGYHNINYISIVGGLKIISFKMT is encoded by the exons ATGAAAGGTAAGAAG GGAAATATTGAAATCTTAAACCTGAATATGAAGCCTGGGAACACCCTGAAGGTGAAGGGCAAAATATCTGCTGATACTGTTGG CTTCAGCATCAATCTTGGCTGCAGCTCAAGAGATTTGGCACTTCACTTCAATCCCCGCTTCAATGAGTCTGTCATCGTCTGTAACTCCAAGTGCTCTGATTTCTGGCAGACAGAACATCGTGACCACCACCTTCCTTTCTTCAGGGGTTGCACTGTCAAG TTCTTCATTGAAATGCTGTCAGACAAATTCCGTGTGAAACTGCCGGATGGTCACGAAGTGTGCTTCCCCAACCGGCATGGCTACCACAATATCAACTACATAAGCATCGTGGGAGgcttaaagatcatctcctTCAAGATGACCTGA
- the LGALS2 gene encoding galectin-2 isoform X3 produces the protein MPGNIEILNLNMKPGNTLKVKGKISADTVGFSINLGCSSRDLALHFNPRFNESVIVCNSKCSDFWQTEHRDHHLPFFRGCTVKFFIEMLSDKFRVKLPDGHEVCFPNRHGYHNINYISIVGGLKIISFKMT, from the exons ATGCCT GGAAATATTGAAATCTTAAACCTGAATATGAAGCCTGGGAACACCCTGAAGGTGAAGGGCAAAATATCTGCTGATACTGTTGG CTTCAGCATCAATCTTGGCTGCAGCTCAAGAGATTTGGCACTTCACTTCAATCCCCGCTTCAATGAGTCTGTCATCGTCTGTAACTCCAAGTGCTCTGATTTCTGGCAGACAGAACATCGTGACCACCACCTTCCTTTCTTCAGGGGTTGCACTGTCAAG TTCTTCATTGAAATGCTGTCAGACAAATTCCGTGTGAAACTGCCGGATGGTCACGAAGTGTGCTTCCCCAACCGGCATGGCTACCACAATATCAACTACATAAGCATCGTGGGAGgcttaaagatcatctcctTCAAGATGACCTGA